A genome region from Neosynechococcus sphagnicola sy1 includes the following:
- a CDS encoding Gfo/Idh/MocA family oxidoreductase: MNGNKGRLRGFENDDYLPDKRPETHLEILASEYAASKISAPCYPTVIQESGHKGGTYFEHKHFIDNIEGAKTDTATVTEGLYAVVVGIAAEEAVKIGKVLYINELLSR, translated from the coding sequence TTGAATGGAAACAAAGGTAGGCTAAGAGGTTTTGAAAACGATGACTACTTGCCAGATAAACGCCCAGAAACTCATTTGGAAATATTAGCTTCTGAATACGCAGCTTCTAAAATTAGTGCCCCTTGTTACCCAACAGTTATTCAAGAAAGCGGACATAAGGGTGGCACATACTTCGAGCACAAACACTTTATAGATAACATTGAAGGTGCGAAAACAGACACTGCAACTGTAACAGAAGGTCTTTATGCAGTTGTTGTTGGTATTGCCGCTGAAGAAGCTGTTAAAATAGGCAAAGTGTTATACATAAACGAATTGTTATCACGATAG
- a CDS encoding sulfite exporter TauE/SafE family protein — translation MSFWTTILLFGLIVVAVHFLEGITGFGSTVLSMPLVSMLVGIHVAKPVLTLYTVITCGYVLIKAYKDIDWKQYNKMMLLLLMGLPIGILIYNVLPKSGLLIFLGVFMVIVSIRGILISFGIVTNAMQIKDAPALFLVFCGGIVHGAFASGGPLIIVYATEKLKNKSSFRATLCLIWVTLNVILLTQMYLANQITTEVVNTSLYGLIFLAVGTVLGVWAHNKIHNDVFTKVTYSALFIMGVITLITNIV, via the coding sequence ATGAGTTTTTGGACTACTATATTACTTTTTGGGCTTATCGTTGTTGCAGTGCACTTTTTAGAAGGCATTACTGGTTTTGGAAGCACTGTGTTGTCTATGCCGCTTGTTTCTATGCTTGTAGGCATTCATGTAGCAAAACCTGTTTTAACACTTTACACAGTGATTACTTGTGGTTATGTTCTTATTAAAGCTTATAAGGATATTGACTGGAAACAATATAACAAAATGATGCTACTACTTTTGATGGGCTTGCCTATTGGCATTTTAATTTACAATGTTCTGCCAAAATCAGGTTTATTGATATTTCTTGGGGTGTTTATGGTTATTGTTTCAATAAGAGGTATTTTAATTAGCTTTGGTATAGTAACAAACGCTATGCAAATTAAAGATGCTCCTGCTCTTTTTCTCGTTTTCTGCGGTGGAATTGTGCATGGCGCGTTTGCATCTGGTGGGCCGCTAATTATTGTTTATGCCACTGAAAAACTAAAAAACAAATCTAGCTTTAGAGCCACATTGTGCCTAATTTGGGTTACACTAAATGTTATTTTGCTTACACAAATGTATTTGGCTAATCAAATTACAACAGAGGTAGTAAACACATCTTTATACGGATTAATATTTTTAGCAGTTGGCACAGTTTTAGGTGTTTGGGCACATAACAAGATACATAATGACGTTTTTACCAAAGTTACCTATAGCGCACTTTTTATTATGGGCGTAATTACTCTTATTACTAATATTGTTTGA